The proteins below are encoded in one region of Thermococcus sp. 21S7:
- a CDS encoding class I SAM-dependent DNA methyltransferase, translated as MVESESTKLNMVCGEDKNEKLSRLESILWEAASLIRGSVNPTDYKKYILPLIFYKRLSDTFTYEINKLIEEGVIDTVDEVYELVEAEREEHGRPKSIRYVIPEEYHWDTIVKLSTNVGEKLTEALRGIARLNPELSGIIDVVDFNETHGGERIISDDIIQRVLQILNKMKMGPEDVEPDILGRAYEYLIRKFAEDSGQSAGEFYTPCEVAWLMVNLLDPKPGSEVYDPACGSGGLLIKSQLYVKYNYPEEAEKKPLKLFGQEKLAFTYAIARMNVILHNMEADIRRGDTIRNPKFLDKDGKLRQFDYVIANPMWNQDFPEDVYINDKFDRFKFGIPPSNTGDWGWIQHMFASAREKVVVIIDTGAVSRGSGTKGTNRERDIRKKFVEKDLIEAVILTPENLFYNTTAAGVIIVINKNKPEERRGKVLLINASREFKKGTPKNYMTEEHVGKILKAYREFRDIEDFSKVVTLEEIRKNDYNLSPSRYIPLITEGEYREIPEILQDLRRIEQETKVIDSELNKILIELGFEGYLQGED; from the coding sequence ATGGTTGAATCTGAGTCAACAAAGCTAAACATGGTATGTGGCGAGGACAAGAATGAGAAGCTTTCTAGGCTGGAAAGCATACTTTGGGAAGCCGCCAGCCTAATTCGGGGTTCTGTTAATCCCACAGACTACAAGAAATACATTCTTCCCCTAATCTTCTATAAGAGGCTTTCAGATACGTTCACATATGAGATAAATAAACTAATTGAGGAGGGCGTAATCGATACTGTTGATGAGGTCTACGAATTGGTAGAGGCCGAAAGAGAAGAGCATGGAAGGCCCAAGTCAATTAGATACGTCATTCCAGAAGAGTATCACTGGGACACCATCGTTAAACTTTCAACAAACGTCGGAGAAAAGCTTACGGAGGCCCTCAGGGGCATAGCAAGGCTAAATCCTGAGCTTTCAGGCATAATTGACGTCGTAGATTTCAACGAGACTCACGGGGGAGAAAGAATAATCAGCGATGATATCATCCAGAGGGTTCTTCAGATACTAAACAAGATGAAAATGGGTCCAGAGGACGTTGAACCCGACATTCTGGGTAGGGCTTACGAATACTTGATAAGAAAATTCGCTGAAGACAGTGGCCAGAGTGCAGGAGAGTTCTATACTCCCTGCGAGGTTGCATGGCTTATGGTTAATCTCCTTGACCCAAAGCCCGGCTCGGAGGTTTACGATCCCGCATGTGGCTCGGGAGGCCTTTTAATAAAGTCCCAGCTCTACGTTAAGTACAACTATCCGGAAGAGGCCGAGAAAAAGCCCTTAAAGTTGTTCGGTCAAGAGAAACTGGCCTTCACATACGCCATAGCCAGAATGAACGTTATCCTACACAACATGGAGGCAGATATACGGAGAGGAGACACCATACGCAATCCCAAATTTTTGGACAAGGACGGCAAATTAAGACAGTTCGACTACGTTATCGCGAACCCCATGTGGAACCAGGACTTCCCGGAGGATGTTTACATCAACGACAAATTTGATAGGTTCAAGTTTGGAATACCTCCCAGTAATACTGGAGACTGGGGCTGGATACAGCACATGTTCGCCTCAGCAAGGGAAAAAGTGGTAGTAATCATCGATACCGGGGCTGTTTCGAGGGGTTCGGGAACCAAGGGAACGAATAGAGAGCGGGACATCAGAAAGAAGTTTGTGGAGAAGGATCTAATCGAAGCCGTTATCCTAACCCCTGAAAACCTCTTCTACAACACCACCGCCGCCGGAGTTATCATTGTTATCAACAAAAACAAACCTGAGGAGCGCAGAGGAAAAGTACTGCTCATTAATGCCTCTCGGGAATTCAAGAAGGGAACTCCCAAGAACTACATGACCGAAGAACACGTTGGCAAGATACTCAAGGCCTATCGGGAATTCAGGGACATAGAAGACTTTAGCAAGGTTGTAACCTTGGAAGAAATCAGGAAGAACGATTACAACCTAAGCCCTTCGAGATACATCCCCCTGATAACTGAAGGTGAGTACAGAGAGATACCCGAAATCCTCCAGGACCTCAGAAGAATTGAGCAGGAAACTAAAGTGATAGATAGTGAACTCAACAAAATCCTGATTGAACTTGGCTTTGAGGGGTATCTTCAGGGTGAGGACTGA
- a CDS encoding restriction endonuclease subunit S, translated as MKTLDEFLNKQYHTKIPVKGSAVLQKGRKKLYGRELPEGWNVVSFGQIFRLVDKKSRKIKIKDDETYRLVTVKLYAKGVVLREIKQGSEIKTKTMYRIQEGDFIISKIDARNGAYGFVPPELDGAVVSGDFPIWRLKELDYVDKDFVDLYLSQPTIWELIRNFVTGSTNRKRVSPEEFMYLVRIPLPPLEEQRKIVYVLKTVQRAIEQQEKIIKTTKELKRALMKRLFTKGLDPNQPTKMTEIGEIPEHWEVAPLGEVSNLLSGGTPSRQHSEYWNGSIPWLKSGELNDGYIYSTEETISDIGLKKSSAKIIPKGTLLIALYGKGTVTKTAILGIDSAINQAICAIIPKNNAFLPRFMQYYLIYRRPVILKKYVRVQSDAGRTNLYLGVLRGIPVILPPIEEQKKIVGILETVDRKIELAQQKRKALEGLFSTLRHKLMTGQIRVFNLKIPTE; from the coding sequence ATGAAAACGCTGGATGAGTTCCTAAATAAGCAATACCACACAAAGATTCCAGTCAAAGGCAGTGCAGTCCTCCAAAAAGGGAGAAAGAAACTTTATGGTAGAGAACTCCCAGAAGGATGGAACGTTGTTAGTTTTGGACAGATTTTCAGGCTTGTCGACAAGAAGTCCCGGAAGATTAAAATCAAAGATGATGAGACGTATAGGCTGGTTACCGTCAAATTGTATGCAAAAGGAGTTGTACTGAGAGAAATCAAGCAGGGGAGTGAGATAAAGACGAAAACAATGTACAGAATACAAGAAGGAGACTTCATAATCTCAAAGATTGATGCCAGGAACGGTGCTTATGGCTTTGTTCCCCCGGAATTAGATGGGGCTGTTGTTTCGGGTGATTTTCCGATATGGCGGTTGAAAGAGTTAGATTACGTCGATAAGGACTTTGTGGATCTGTACCTTTCCCAGCCAACGATATGGGAACTAATAAGAAATTTCGTTACAGGCAGTACAAATCGGAAAAGAGTTAGCCCCGAGGAATTTATGTATCTAGTTCGGATTCCACTTCCCCCATTAGAAGAACAACGCAAAATCGTCTATGTCTTGAAAACAGTCCAGCGGGCAATTGAACAGCAGGAGAAGATAATCAAAACCACCAAAGAACTCAAAAGGGCTCTAATGAAGAGGTTATTCACCAAGGGTCTTGACCCAAATCAGCCGACAAAGATGACGGAGATTGGAGAGATCCCGGAGCATTGGGAGGTAGCCCCTTTAGGCGAGGTTTCAAATCTTTTGAGTGGGGGTACCCCTAGTAGACAACATTCAGAGTATTGGAACGGGAGCATTCCTTGGCTTAAATCTGGGGAATTAAATGATGGCTATATTTATTCCACTGAGGAGACTATATCGGATATTGGTCTTAAAAAATCTAGTGCAAAAATTATTCCTAAAGGAACATTATTGATAGCATTATATGGAAAAGGCACAGTAACAAAAACTGCAATTCTCGGTATTGACTCAGCAATTAATCAAGCTATATGTGCCATAATTCCAAAAAATAATGCATTTCTCCCGAGATTTATGCAGTACTATCTGATATATCGTCGGCCAGTTATACTAAAAAAATATGTACGCGTTCAAAGTGATGCAGGTAGAACAAATCTGTACCTTGGAGTTCTTAGGGGAATTCCTGTCATTCTGCCCCCAATAGAAGAGCAAAAAAAGATAGTAGGAATACTTGAAACAGTAGACAGAAAGATAGAACTGGCCCAGCAAAAGCGCAAAGCCCTGGAGGGGCTGTTCTCAACGCTCAGGCACAAACTCATGACGGGTCAGATTCGCGTTTTTAACCTTAAAATCCCAACGGAGTGA
- a CDS encoding type I restriction endonuclease subunit R: protein MFTEEETAKKPFMMYLTSLGWEYISPEKIDSLRETWKEPFILPIFKKKLLELNPSMGEEEADVVLQRIRNIRANIEGNREFLRYLRGQRTFYSKSEKRELNLRLIDFENPENNVFHYTQEFWMEDIKKDRADIVLFINGIPLFIVETKAPWLFNIVDGEVKDWRSHAVEQISRYHEEVPNFMKYFQMYMASNGLNLIYSATWNFNERNVYRWKTEEGKDYGLQDLIFSMLRKERALRFIEDYIVFFEQDEELSKFVLLPHQVRAVERIVNRAITGDARTGLIWHTQGSGKTLTMMVAASKIRRIPELENPTIIMVVDRIELQKQLVRNLTKFGLDFIVAESKVHLRELLKSDYRGIIVTLIHKFRGMPSNINTRRNIFVFIDEAHRSQEGDLGIQMRSALPNAFYFGFTGTPIDKGKIGKGTFNLFAFEDMKKYHRPYLDKYGIKESIEDGTTVPLYYTLAPQEYRLDRKTILEEFFRLYEEKGIASIEELNKLLDKVSKIKEVLKAKKRIKKVAKHISEHYKKFVEPSGFKAMVVAVDREACALYMEAFKELYEENPHSAIPPEEIAVVYTPMHNDKGILKKYHLKEDQEDEIRRNFKKRERPPKILIVTEKLLTGYDAPILQTMYLDKPMKDHTLLQAIARVNRPYSDGELHKTAGLIVDYIGIFEDLQRALAFDSKSIEGAVFDLEVLRKRFAELMGRAEEYLGLLRDNSRSWDKKLEKLVKVFSDRKKRDDFIQLFKNIQDIYEILSPDPFLRDYLEDYKLLLKLHRFIKAQFYPTDFERRELLKKTKELIRNSVDIETIVDGLPVYKIDEHIADTIKNERIDDIVKVYNLRRSLMRYIKEHQHEVPYLEFLIEKIESIIKRLEERQISAKEALEKVIGLSESAVESVRSYKESKLDPATFSVHWLLKSYGIEDVTVSEEITKILLSNEGWTYNQNLQQGLLRKIYRILKENGVKQVRERVKIGKDLLELGRRLIHDTRGSL from the coding sequence GTGTTTACGGAAGAAGAGACAGCAAAGAAACCGTTCATGATGTACCTTACTAGCCTTGGATGGGAATACATCTCACCTGAAAAAATCGATTCACTGAGAGAAACTTGGAAAGAGCCCTTTATCCTACCGATTTTCAAGAAAAAGTTACTGGAACTTAATCCCTCTATGGGCGAAGAAGAAGCTGATGTGGTTCTCCAAAGAATACGGAACATCAGGGCTAATATAGAGGGAAATAGGGAATTCCTCAGATATCTTAGGGGACAAAGGACATTCTATAGCAAATCCGAGAAGAGGGAGTTGAATTTAAGACTGATTGACTTTGAAAATCCTGAAAATAACGTGTTTCACTACACTCAAGAATTCTGGATGGAAGATATAAAGAAGGATAGGGCCGATATTGTGCTTTTTATCAATGGAATCCCTCTTTTCATCGTCGAGACTAAAGCTCCCTGGCTATTTAACATCGTAGATGGTGAGGTTAAGGATTGGCGCTCTCATGCCGTGGAACAAATCTCCAGGTATCACGAAGAAGTTCCCAACTTCATGAAATATTTTCAGATGTACATGGCCAGCAACGGTCTCAATCTAATATACTCAGCAACTTGGAACTTCAACGAAAGAAACGTTTATCGCTGGAAAACGGAGGAGGGTAAAGATTACGGCCTCCAAGACCTGATTTTTTCAATGCTAAGAAAAGAAAGAGCATTGAGATTTATCGAGGATTATATAGTATTCTTTGAACAGGATGAAGAGCTCAGCAAGTTCGTCTTGCTACCACACCAAGTTAGGGCAGTTGAAAGGATAGTCAATAGGGCAATTACAGGAGATGCAAGAACTGGCCTTATATGGCATACCCAGGGTTCAGGAAAAACCCTAACCATGATGGTTGCCGCTTCAAAAATAAGAAGAATACCCGAGCTGGAGAATCCAACTATTATAATGGTCGTTGACCGTATTGAACTCCAGAAACAGTTAGTCCGTAATCTTACAAAGTTCGGGCTGGATTTCATTGTTGCAGAATCCAAAGTTCACCTTAGGGAACTGTTAAAGAGCGATTACAGGGGAATCATCGTTACGTTAATCCATAAGTTCCGGGGAATGCCTTCCAATATAAACACCCGTAGGAACATCTTTGTATTCATCGACGAGGCTCATCGGTCACAGGAAGGGGACTTAGGAATTCAGATGAGGTCAGCCCTTCCCAACGCGTTCTATTTTGGGTTCACTGGTACCCCGATAGATAAGGGGAAGATTGGCAAAGGCACATTTAATCTCTTTGCCTTTGAAGATATGAAGAAGTATCACAGACCATACTTAGACAAATACGGTATCAAGGAGTCCATTGAGGATGGAACTACCGTCCCCTTATATTACACCCTAGCACCGCAGGAATATCGCTTAGACAGGAAAACAATTCTGGAGGAATTTTTCAGGTTATACGAAGAGAAAGGAATAGCCAGCATAGAGGAACTTAACAAGCTCCTTGATAAAGTATCGAAGATAAAAGAGGTTCTTAAAGCCAAAAAGAGAATTAAAAAGGTCGCCAAACATATATCCGAGCATTATAAAAAGTTCGTTGAACCCTCTGGATTTAAGGCGATGGTTGTTGCCGTGGATAGAGAAGCCTGCGCCCTATATATGGAAGCGTTCAAGGAACTCTATGAAGAGAATCCACACTCAGCGATTCCCCCGGAAGAAATTGCAGTTGTATATACCCCCATGCACAATGACAAAGGTATACTAAAGAAGTATCATCTTAAAGAAGACCAAGAGGATGAGATACGAAGAAACTTCAAAAAACGGGAGAGGCCACCTAAGATTCTCATAGTTACCGAGAAACTCCTAACGGGATATGATGCTCCCATTCTCCAAACCATGTATCTAGACAAGCCCATGAAAGACCATACACTACTTCAGGCCATTGCAAGAGTTAACCGCCCCTATTCAGATGGAGAGCTTCATAAGACAGCCGGCCTGATCGTGGATTACATCGGAATTTTTGAAGACCTTCAGAGGGCTCTGGCGTTTGACAGTAAGAGTATTGAAGGAGCAGTCTTTGATTTGGAAGTACTACGCAAGAGGTTTGCGGAATTAATGGGGAGAGCTGAAGAGTATCTCGGGCTATTACGGGATAATAGCCGGAGCTGGGACAAAAAGTTAGAGAAACTAGTGAAGGTATTCAGCGATCGCAAAAAGAGGGATGATTTCATTCAACTTTTCAAGAACATTCAGGACATTTACGAGATTCTATCCCCTGATCCATTTCTTAGAGACTATCTCGAAGACTATAAGTTGCTATTAAAGCTTCACCGGTTTATCAAGGCCCAGTTCTATCCAACAGATTTTGAGAGAAGAGAACTGTTGAAAAAGACAAAGGAGCTAATCAGAAATAGCGTTGATATTGAAACCATTGTGGATGGCCTTCCTGTTTATAAAATCGATGAGCATATTGCCGACACTATAAAAAATGAAAGGATAGACGACATTGTCAAGGTCTACAACCTCCGCCGTAGTTTGATGAGATACATAAAAGAGCACCAGCATGAGGTTCCGTATCTGGAGTTCTTAATCGAAAAGATAGAATCTATTATAAAAAGGCTTGAGGAAAGGCAAATCAGTGCAAAAGAGGCCCTAGAAAAGGTTATAGGGCTATCCGAAAGTGCCGTCGAGTCAGTGAGAAGCTACAAAGAATCAAAATTAGACCCCGCAACTTTCAGTGTCCACTGGCTTCTCAAAAGCTATGGTATAGAAGATGTAACTGTATCCGAGGAGATTACCAAAATCCTATTGTCAAACGAAGGCTGGACCTACAATCAAAACCTTCAACAAGGTCTGCTGAGAAAGATATACCGCATTTTGAAAGAGAATGGCGTCAAACAGGTGAGGGAACGAGTGAAAATAGGGAAAGATCTCCTTGAACTGGGACGGAGGCTGATACATGACACCAGAGGAAGTCTATGA